One window of Trichoderma breve strain T069 chromosome 3, whole genome shotgun sequence genomic DNA carries:
- a CDS encoding phytanoyl-CoA dioxygenase (PhyH) domain-containing protein — protein MSATQTITASPASVRVFSPFKLEGQYGDFRDDLVAQGYAVVKGAVSPDRASYYQQKAFEWLKSFDNSLDLDNPSTWKTAQLPVQTDKNTYENYGVVHERFMWEARMEPGVIDAFAKVWGTEELLVSFDSLNVTLPNLKAARAPWPHVDQAPRKRGMHCVQGIINLSHAGPEDGSLVVIPGSHALVEEFFDTQTDSGSWEWRDNRYFNDKDMEWFRKHGLKPQRVAAEPGDLILWDSRTIHWGGEPTEKSQTIRTVIYAAYAPAKLASKEAIVEKQKVFAANGATTHWPHDNIKLRELKAVLPDGTADPRDRSEPREKPEHTEQLLRLAGVKAY, from the exons ATGAGCGCCACTCAAACAATTACAGCCTCTCCAGCATCCGTCCGGGTGTTCAGCCCATTCAA ATTAGAAGGTCAATATGGTGACTTTCGGGACGATTTAGTCGCCCAAGGATATGCAGTCGTCAAAGGCGCCGTGTCTCCCGACAGGGCTAGCTACTACCAGCAAAAGGCCTTTGAATGGCTCAAATCCTTTGATAACTCATTGGACTTGGACAACCCGTCGACCTGGAAAACGGCGCAACTCCCAGTTCAAACAGACAAGAACACCTATGAAAACTACGGAGTCGTTCACGAGCGCTTCATGTGGGAGGCGCGTATGGAGCCCGGAGTCATAGATGCGTTTGCAAAGGTGTGGGGAACTGAAGAGCTGCTTGTCTCGTTCGACTCACTTAATGTCACTCTTCCCAACCTGAAGGCTGCTCGTGCTCCTTGGCCACATGTCGACCAGGCTCCCCGGAAGCGTGGCATGCACTGCGTCCAAGGAATCATTAATCTGAGCCATGCCGGGCCCGAAGATGGTTCATTGGTTGTTATTCCCGGCTCACACGCTTTGGTTGAGGAATTCTTCGACACTCAGACTGATTCCGGGAGTTGGGAGTGGCGAGACAATCGCTATTTCAACGACAAGGACATGGAGTGGTTCCGCAAGCATGGCCTCAAGCCGCAGCGGGTTGCTGCTGAGCCAGGAGATTTGATCCTCTGGGATTCGCGTACCATCCACTGGGGTGGCGAGCCTACAGAAAAGAGCCAAACCATTCGTACAGTCATTTATGCTGCCTATGCACCGGCAAAGCTGGCCTCCAAAGAAGCGATTgtggaaaagcaaaaggtcTTTGCGGCCAATGGGGCTACGACTCATTGGCCACACGACAACATCAAGCTCCGAGAGCTGAAGGCCGTGCTGCCCGATGGAACGGCAGATCCTCGTGATAGATCTGAGCCGCGCGAGAAGCCCGAACACACTGAGCAACTATTGAGGTTGGCAGGAGTCAAAGCTTACTAA
- a CDS encoding NAD dependent epimerase/dehydratase family domain-containing protein, with the protein MKILITGAAGFIGQIVSKALLDDGSHDLILTDVIEPPIPRGSKYPQKAKTIQADLIDSPTTVVTKDLDAAVLLHGVMSSAAEADFELGYRVNVTATWTLLNNLAKTCPGLRVLYASSEAVYGTPVPKHNVTERDITTPEMSYGCQKVICETLINDYTRRGMINGFSLRFPTISVRPGVPSKAISAFLSGIIREPMNGQECVVPLKDRAWRHWMSSPKTLVHNILVALNFPHDALPPHRRVLNMPGFAVTIQDMLDALEKVGGKDKLAFVREEDVPSLKSTLYSWADDFDNSLALSLGMKQDTSFVDSVRDYIETLQGGK; encoded by the coding sequence ATGAAGATCCTCATCACAGGCGCTGCAGGGTTCATAGGGCAGATTGTGTCCAAAGCTCttctggatgatggctcGCACGATCTTATTCTAACGGATGTGATTGAGCCTCCGATTCCTCGAGGCTCGAAATATCCTCAGAAGGCTAAAACCATTCAAGCAGACCTCATTGACTCGCCTACGACTGTCGTTACGAAAGACCTTGACGCCGCCGTTTTACTGCATGGCGTCATGTCTTCGGCCGCTGAAGCGGATTTCGAGCTGGGTTATCGGGTCAATGTAACTGCAACATGGACTCTGTTGAATAACTTGGCCAAGACATGCCCTGGACTCCGAGTCCTCTACGCCTCTAGCGAAGCTGTCTACGGCACTCCTGTGCCTAAGCACAACGTTACCGAGAGGGATATTACAACCCCAGAGATGTCTTACGGTTGCCAGAAAGTCATCTGCGAAACACTTATCAACGACTATACCCGCCGCGGAATGATCAATGGCTTCTCGCTCCGTTTCCCGACCATCTCAGTTCGCCCTGGCGTACCTAGCAAGGCTATCTCAGCTTTCTTGTCAGGCATTATTCGAGAACCCATGAACGGGCAGGAATGCGTTGTGCCGCTAAAGGATCGCGCATGGCGGCACTGGATGTCTTCCCCCAAGACGTTGGTGCATAACATTCTTGTGGCACTCAACTTCCCTCATGATGCCCTTCCACCACACAGAAGGGTCCTCAATATGCCGGGGTTTGCAGTCACCATCCAAGATATGTTGGATGCTTTGGAGAAGGTTGGAGGGAAAGATAAATTAGCCTTTgttcgagaagaagatgttccGTCTTTAAAATCCACATTATACTCTTGGGCAGATGACTTCGATAACTCTTTGGCTCTGTCACTTGGGATGAAGCAGGACACATCTTTTGTCGACTCGGTGAGAGACTATATCGAAACGTTACAGGGGGGTAAATAG
- a CDS encoding fructose-bisphosphate aldolase class-II domain-containing protein, with protein MTASSKNETNGANGKANNLKTNRAKLIVDAAFEGGYAIPAVCCYNLEAVVATVRAAEAKRSPALIQLFPWSIEYADGLLLHAAAEAADKATVPIGVHMDHAQDPDIIRRAADLGGFDGIMVDMSHYEREENMRLSKELVEYCNARGIITECEPGRINGTEDGIQDTEDLEEILTTPEQAEEFVALGIDWLAPAFGNVHGAYGPKGPQLDFPRLERIAARVGSRVRLVLHGAHEKYFQAELLAKCISYGMAKVNINGPVAAAYMEVGARLTGKEGLTTVMEEQTKAMQQVIEDHMDWLKSAGKA; from the coding sequence ATGACTGCGAGTTCGAAGAACGAAACAAATGGAGCCAATGGCAAGGCGAATAACTTGAAAACGAACCGTGCCAAGCTCATTGTGGATGCTGCGTTCGAGGGAGGATACGCAATCCCGGCCGTCTGTTGCTACAACCTCGAGGCTGTAGTGGCTACAGTTCGAGCAGCCGAAGCCAAGCGCTCGCCAGCACTCATACAGCTCTTTCCATGGTCAATTGAATACGCAGATGGACTACTTTTGCACGCAGCGGCTGAGGCCGCGGATAAGGCGACTGTGCCAATCGGAGTGCACATGGACCACGCGCAAGACCCTGATATCATCCGGCGAGCAGCAGACTTGGGCGGATTTGACGGCATTATGGTAGACATGAGCCACTACGAGCGTGAAGAGAACATGCGCCTGAGCAAAGAGCTAGTTGAATACTGCAATGCTCGCGGTATTATTACCGAGTGCGAGCCGGGTCGCATCAATGGCACCGAAGATGGCATCCAGGACACAGAGGACTTGGAGGAGATTTTGACAACGCCAGAGCAAGCCGAAGAGTTTGTTGCTCTTGGGATTGATTGGCTCGCGCCAGCTTTTGGAAACGTCCATGGCGCATATGGACCCAAAGGACCTCAACTCGACTTCCCACGACTGGAGCGCATTGCCGCTCGTGTAGGCTCACGAGTGCGGTTGGTTCTACACGGTGCACACGAGAAATACTTTCAGGCCGAACTGCTCGCCAAATGCATCTCCTACGGCATGGCTAAGGTGAACATTAACGGGCCAGTGGCTGCGGCTTATATGGAAGTCGGTGCTAGGTTGACAGGCAAGGAGGGGCTGACAACGGTTATGGAGGAGCAGACAAAAGCCATGCAACAAGTGATCGAAGACCATATGGACTGGCTCAAGTCAGCCGGCAAGGCGTGA
- a CDS encoding fungal specific transcription factor domain-containing protein, with product MIGSARQSPDMSGDRDFESGEPPSKRPRVLSKACEICKMKKSRCDSGRPQCDTCRRKGLNCVYREKGQPGLRPGYGKAIEQRLTLLENNMDKINQSIQDVLNYVRTESVNKSSAPMTDENLGASSLETIDKASHSAGDVLSPLHRDMIATTPLPPANNIISADRTVGEAQIWSVTQQLPEEVMDELVELFFDLVYPWAPLFFKPSFTSNMYSSERRILLHGIVIVAFRFWRKPDPPLEAREAYVKASRDFILLKTIDTCTLISTQALTLLAIDTIGQGQGPRTWNVMSMLVTAAKHLGLSKNPSSSTIETNTPLVRNEDPDDGLDSSIIEMEERRRLFWVIYSIDRLSSVSHGQPGGTDTRNIRLPYPVNDEDWGQSVPPEWFQATGAIKQSQGYNTFNLWRHYIDLLALLDRSNQLLIQPVNYSLPAHCQEWQSSFRRLDINLATWFENLPREVREPPPSFNPMWTLVHATFHLINIRMYTVAAFPSTSSPYLRPSPSARARCRQAVRDIASLASSVPPQKLEQLGPLFAFVVWVAARSLIILWTTGHENTYGSMPTDLEPLLSSLRQLSIPWPCSQRYINLIQLILDTKNNPGGPTGLEIFNDTRRTAYGLQNRLSTLADPQVPEFDFLDMPILDMSEMSAPWSSTFVADVDGEWL from the exons ATGATTGGAAGTGCGAGACAAAGCCCTGACATGTCGGGTGATCGGGATTTTGAGTCGGGCGAGCCGCCAAGTAAGCGGCCGAGGGTGCTTTCCAAAGC CTGCGAAATCTGCAAGATGAAAAAATCACGATGTGATAGCGGCCGTCCACAATGCGACACATGTCGCCGGAAAG GCCTCAACTGCGTGTATCGAGAAAAGGGGCAGCCAGGGTTGCGTCCCGGGTACGGCAAAGCGATTGAACAACGCCTCACTCTGTTGGAAAATAACATGGACAAGATCAACCAGTCTATCCAGGACGTTTTGAATTATGTGCGGACCGAGTCTGTTAATAAATCTTCTGCACCAATGACCGATGAGAACCTTGGAGCTTCCTCACTTGAAACCATCGACAAGGCCAGCCATTCCGCTGGGGACGTCTTAAGTCCCCTCCACAGGGATATGATAGCGACCACTCCCCTTCCGCCAGCGAATAACATCATTTCGGCCGATAGGACTGTTGGTGAGGCCCAGATATGGTCAGTTACGCAGCAGCTGCCAGAA GAGGTTATGGACGAGCTTGTGGAGTTATTTTTTGACCTCGTTTACCCATGGGCCCCATTGTTCTTCAAACCCAGCTTTACATCCAATATGTACTCATCGGAGCGGCGAATTCTCCTACACGGTATCGTCATAGTTGCTTTTCGCTTCTGGAGAAAACCGGATCCGCCATTGGAGGCTCGAGAGGCATATGTCAAGGCGTCTCGTGACTTCATTCTGTTGAAGACTATCGATACATGCACCCTGATCTCAACTCAAGCTTTAACTCTTCTCGCCATTGATACAATTGGTCAGGGACAGGGACCGCGTACTTGGAACGTAATGTCCATGCTCGTCACAGCCGCTAAACATCTGGGCTTGTCAAAGAAcccttcttcctcaaccATCGAAACAAATACACCACTCGTCCGAAACGAAGATCCGGATGATGGGCTAGATTCCTCAATtattgagatggaggagagacgaCGATTATTCTGGGTTATATATAGCATTGATCGCCTCTCCAGCGTATCTCACGGTCAGCCTGGTGGCACAGACACGAGAAATATCCGGTTACCATATCCAGTAAATGACGAGGACTGGGGACAGTCGGTACCACCTGAATGGTTCCAGGCAACAGGGGCAATTAAGCAATCCCAGGGGTATAACACCTTCAACCTTTGGCGCCACTACATCGATCTCTTAGCCTTGTTAGACAGGTCTAATCAACTCTTGATACAACCCGTCAACTACTCTCTGCCAGCTCATTGTCAGGAGTGGCAGAGTAGCTTTCGGCGGTTGGACATTAATCTGGCCACCTGGTTCGAAAATCTCCCAAGAGAAGTCCGAGAGCCACCTCCTAGCTTCAATCCCATGTGGACTCTAGTTCATGCTACGTTTCATCT GATCAATATTCGCATGTATACGGTTGCAGCATTTCCATCGACATCCTCTCCCTAtttgaggccatcaccgtcGGCCCGCGCTCGCTGCCGCCAGGCCGTCAGAGATATCGCATCACTAGCATCTTCTGTTCCGCCTCAGAAATTGGAACAATTAGGTCCTTTGTTTGCTTTCGTGGTTTGGGTCGCTGCTAGGAGCCTAATTATACTGTGGACAACGGGACACGAGAACACGTACGGGTCTATGCCCACCGATTTAGAACCATTGCTCAGTAGTTTGCGACAATTATCGATTCCATGGCCGTGTTCTCAGCGGTATATCAATCTTATCCAGCTGATTTTGGATACCAAGAATAATCCGGGTGGACCAACGGGCTTGGAAATCTTCAACGACACGAGGCGGACAGCTTATGGGCTCCAGAACCGTCTCAGTACTTTAGCCGACCCCCAAGTTCCAGAATTTGACTTCTTGGATATGCCTATCTTAGACATGAGTGAAATGTCTGCGCCTTGGAGCAGTACATTCGTTgcagatgttgatggagaatggCTGTGA